In Pedobacter africanus, a single window of DNA contains:
- a CDS encoding TlpA disulfide reductase family protein — protein MIKKIGYVLVLCIVFAACKDKSGFVIEGQFKNAAAGSKVYLFGLQKDQAKPLDSTVFSEKGEFKFSHSTPEADFFKISSGHSEYMIIAKNGDHIKIEADLSDKNLSYSISGAAEADKLQELNKTKNQYMVKINEIQRKFDETVAAKPDQRDVIMEQMRPQYTQEIDALNKAVLKFAQENTNSLAGFYAVNLLNPAEYEKELVAYSDKIKSSFNKNPAVTEFLLRMAKLKSVQIGQPAPQFSINSVDGKPLKLSDFKGKYVMLDFWASWCTPCRQENPNVVKAYQTYKDRNFTILGISLDKDVAAWKAAIAADNLTWAHASDLKDFDSPTAVLYSIEAIPSSFIIDPDGKIIAKNLRGAALDDFLNKTLR, from the coding sequence ATGATCAAAAAGATTGGATATGTGCTGGTACTTTGCATTGTGTTTGCCGCATGTAAGGATAAAAGTGGTTTTGTGATAGAAGGACAGTTTAAGAATGCTGCTGCTGGCAGCAAGGTGTACCTGTTTGGCTTACAAAAGGACCAGGCAAAACCCCTGGATTCTACCGTTTTTTCAGAAAAGGGCGAGTTTAAGTTTAGCCACAGCACGCCTGAAGCAGATTTTTTCAAGATCTCGTCCGGACATAGTGAATACATGATCATTGCGAAGAACGGCGATCACATCAAGATCGAAGCCGATCTGTCTGATAAAAATCTTTCCTACAGCATTTCGGGCGCTGCCGAGGCAGATAAATTGCAGGAGCTCAACAAAACTAAAAACCAGTATATGGTTAAAATAAATGAGATCCAAAGGAAATTTGATGAAACTGTTGCTGCCAAACCCGATCAAAGAGATGTGATCATGGAGCAGATGCGCCCGCAATATACGCAGGAAATTGATGCTTTAAATAAGGCAGTATTAAAATTTGCCCAGGAAAATACCAATTCGCTTGCAGGTTTTTATGCCGTGAACCTGCTAAATCCTGCCGAATACGAAAAAGAGCTGGTGGCTTATTCTGATAAAATAAAAAGCAGTTTTAACAAGAATCCGGCGGTAACTGAGTTTCTGCTGAGAATGGCTAAATTAAAGTCTGTTCAGATCGGACAACCGGCACCCCAGTTCAGCATCAACAGCGTTGATGGCAAGCCGCTTAAACTGTCCGACTTTAAAGGTAAATATGTAATGCTTGATTTCTGGGCCTCCTGGTGTACACCATGTCGTCAGGAAAATCCAAATGTAGTAAAGGCTTACCAGACCTATAAAGACAGGAACTTTACCATTTTAGGTATCTCTTTAGACAAGGATGTAGCGGCCTGGAAAGCTGCCATTGCAGCCGATAATTTAACCTGGGCACACGCCAGCGACCTGAAAGATTTTGACAGTCCTACTGCCGTGCTATATTCGATTGAGGCTATCCCAAGCTCTTTTATTATTGATCCGGATGGTAAAATCATTGCTAAAAACCTGCGTGGAGCAGCTTTGGATGATTTTTTAAATAAAACTTTACGCTAA
- a CDS encoding 3-keto-disaccharide hydrolase, producing MKQSLTTTLSIIAFLCCSIASLAQSKHLFNGTDLSGWHSDVPDHDKNPDIRPSFLVRNGLLVSMGNPKGHLITDATYQNYRIEVQYRFSAKPGNCGVLVHASTPRALYGMFPKSLEVQMQNQNAGDFWCIEEDITVPDMEARRGPKENWGVNGNKQRRIKRMADNVEKPVGEWNKMIVECLDDKVKVWVNNKLVNYGYNCTAKSGQIAIQAEGSEVEFRKVTLKPIKKLSKD from the coding sequence ATGAAACAATCCTTAACTACCACATTATCAATTATTGCATTTTTATGCTGCAGCATCGCATCTTTGGCTCAATCTAAGCATTTATTTAATGGAACAGACCTCAGTGGCTGGCATAGTGATGTGCCCGATCACGACAAGAACCCGGATATCCGGCCCTCTTTTCTAGTACGTAACGGACTTTTAGTGAGTATGGGTAATCCAAAAGGGCATTTGATCACGGATGCAACTTATCAGAACTATCGCATTGAAGTGCAATACCGCTTTTCGGCCAAACCTGGAAATTGCGGGGTCCTGGTACACGCCTCGACACCAAGAGCCCTTTATGGGATGTTTCCGAAATCCCTGGAAGTTCAGATGCAAAATCAGAATGCCGGAGACTTTTGGTGCATTGAAGAAGACATCACCGTGCCCGATATGGAAGCCAGACGGGGGCCAAAAGAAAACTGGGGGGTAAATGGCAACAAACAGCGCCGGATAAAAAGAATGGCTGACAACGTTGAAAAGCCGGTTGGCGAATGGAACAAAATGATTGTGGAATGCCTGGACGATAAAGTAAAAGTGTGGGTGAATAATAAATTGGTAAACTATGGTTATAACTGCACTGCAAAAAGCGGACAAATTGCCATACAGGCAGAAGGCTCGGAAGTAGAGTTCAGAAAAGTTACCTTAAAACCTATTAAAAAATTAAGTAAAGATTAG
- a CDS encoding histidine decarboxylase yields the protein MSKYSLSTNEEQVLARLLEEVKLNTRYFMGYPVSKDFSYTELMPFMEYPMNNLGDPFVPSTYAVGSREIEKEVVRFFAELFRAQADDCWGYVTNGGSEGNLYGLYLARELHPKGMVYYSEATHYSVQKNLHLLNMSNIVISTQHNGEIDYEDLENTIRMNRHMPVIIMANIGTTMTEARDDISKIRQILKKLAIKHYYIHADGALSGSYSALIEPRPAFDFADGADSIAISGHKFIGSPIPCGVVVVKKSNRDRIARSVAYIGSMDTTISGSRNGHSPLFLWYTIKKLGIKGLKERASHCLEVAAYAEQQLKAIGLPAWRNANSITVNFPEPDIKIRQKWQLAAENSWSHIICMPNVNKNQIDELIAEITAVKKPFLAPV from the coding sequence ATGAGTAAATATTCCTTATCAACAAACGAAGAACAAGTGTTGGCCCGGTTACTGGAAGAAGTAAAATTAAATACCCGTTATTTTATGGGCTATCCGGTCTCGAAAGATTTTAGTTATACTGAACTGATGCCTTTTATGGAGTATCCGATGAATAACCTGGGCGACCCTTTTGTACCTTCTACCTATGCTGTAGGCTCAAGGGAAATTGAAAAAGAGGTAGTGCGCTTTTTTGCCGAGCTATTCAGAGCGCAAGCCGACGATTGCTGGGGTTATGTGACCAACGGAGGCTCGGAAGGTAACCTGTATGGCCTGTACCTGGCCAGGGAGCTGCACCCTAAGGGCATGGTGTATTATTCGGAAGCTACACATTACAGTGTGCAAAAGAACCTGCATCTGTTAAATATGTCCAATATCGTCATCAGCACCCAGCATAACGGAGAAATTGATTATGAAGACCTGGAAAACACCATCCGTATGAACAGGCATATGCCAGTGATCATTATGGCCAATATAGGCACGACGATGACCGAAGCCAGGGACGACATCAGCAAGATCAGGCAGATTTTAAAAAAACTGGCCATCAAACATTATTATATCCATGCAGATGGGGCTTTATCTGGCAGCTATAGCGCGTTGATTGAACCCCGTCCGGCATTTGATTTTGCAGATGGTGCAGACAGCATTGCCATTAGCGGTCATAAATTTATCGGCTCGCCTATTCCCTGCGGTGTGGTTGTGGTCAAAAAATCCAACCGCGACAGAATAGCCCGCTCTGTGGCCTATATCGGCAGTATGGACACCACCATTTCTGGCTCAAGAAATGGACATAGTCCGCTCTTTTTGTGGTATACGATCAAAAAGCTGGGTATTAAAGGCTTAAAAGAACGTGCCAGCCATTGCCTGGAAGTAGCAGCTTATGCCGAACAGCAGTTGAAGGCCATTGGGCTGCCAGCCTGGAGAAATGCCAACAGCATTACTGTAAACTTCCCCGAACCTGATATCAAAATCCGTCAGAAATGGCAACTTGCTGCCGAAAACTCCTGGTCGCACATCATCTGCATGCCTAATGTAAACAAAAACCAGATTGATGAGTTGATAGCGGAAATCACAGCAGTTAAAAAGCCGTTTTTAGCCCCAGTGTAA
- a CDS encoding response regulator transcription factor: MSTVKQKILIVDDEPDILELIEYNLKKEGYQVFLAGNGQEGITIAKKVHPDLIILDIMMPKMDGIEACRLMRAIPEFKNTFMVFLTARSEEYSEIAGFNVGADDYIAKPIKPRALVSRINAILRRNSSTDEVSDNKVEIGDLVIDREAYLVYQDGQKVVLAKKEFELLYLLASKPGKVYTRESILKNIWEDSVVVTNRTIDVHIRKLREKLGESYVATVKGVGYKFELS, translated from the coding sequence ATGAGCACCGTAAAACAGAAGATACTTATTGTTGATGATGAACCAGACATTTTAGAGTTGATAGAATATAACTTAAAAAAGGAAGGTTATCAGGTTTTCCTGGCGGGGAACGGACAGGAAGGTATTACTATTGCGAAGAAGGTGCACCCAGATCTGATCATCCTGGATATTATGATGCCGAAAATGGATGGTATAGAGGCTTGCCGTCTGATGCGTGCCATCCCTGAATTTAAAAATACGTTCATGGTGTTCCTTACTGCACGCAGTGAAGAATATTCTGAAATTGCCGGCTTTAATGTAGGCGCAGACGATTATATCGCTAAACCGATAAAACCACGCGCGCTGGTAAGCCGCATCAATGCCATCTTGAGAAGGAACTCAAGCACAGACGAGGTATCCGATAATAAAGTGGAGATCGGTGACCTGGTGATCGACCGTGAGGCTTACCTGGTTTACCAGGATGGTCAAAAGGTGGTACTGGCCAAAAAAGAGTTTGAATTGCTCTATCTGCTGGCTTCCAAACCCGGAAAAGTATACACCAGGGAATCCATCCTTAAAAACATCTGGGAAGACTCGGTAGTGGTTACCAACCGTACCATTGATGTGCATATCCGTAAGCTACGTGAAAAGCTGGGTGAATCCTATGTAGCCACAGTAAAAGGGGTAGGCTATAAATTCGAACTTTCTTAG
- the gatB gene encoding Asp-tRNA(Asn)/Glu-tRNA(Gln) amidotransferase subunit GatB, with the protein MSTKTPVSLSEFELVSGLEIHVQLNTQSKIFSPDSASFGAKPNEHISAVSLALPGALPKLNKEVVAKAVRMGLALNCSINQVNYFDRKNYFYADLPKGYQITQDNKPICQNGFLNVTLNTGEEKRIGINRIHLEEDAGKSMHDQDDKYSYVDLNRAGVPLIEIVTEPDIRSAEEASLLLTEIRKLVRYLDVSDGNMEEGSLRCDANISIRKMGASEFGTRCEVKNLNSIRNVRRAIEFEFVRQQQVISSGGNIVQSTLTFDADQGTTAPMRSKEEANDYRYFPDPDLAPVHISDEWLAQMKFDMPALPQEIAKKLVADYAVSSSEATMLSEDQDLLLYFNHALVHVNNKKNLINWLAGPIRAMLNEKEVTITDFKVAPEQLADVINMVDDKKISQQVALQQLLPEMVKAPAEDVMVLAAKLNLLIEDNGDALSAFVDEVLAKYQAQVEAYKKGKKGVLGLFVGDVMKLAKGKADPQKINQLLQDKLK; encoded by the coding sequence ATGAGTACGAAAACTCCAGTTTCTCTATCAGAATTCGAATTGGTATCTGGTTTAGAGATCCACGTACAGTTAAATACACAATCCAAAATATTCTCACCAGATAGTGCATCTTTTGGTGCAAAACCCAATGAACACATTTCAGCAGTTTCACTGGCATTGCCGGGTGCGCTGCCAAAACTGAATAAAGAAGTGGTTGCAAAGGCCGTGCGGATGGGCCTGGCCTTAAACTGCAGCATCAACCAGGTTAATTATTTTGACAGAAAGAACTATTTTTATGCCGATCTGCCTAAGGGTTACCAGATTACGCAGGACAATAAGCCGATTTGCCAAAATGGCTTTCTTAATGTTACCCTAAATACAGGTGAAGAAAAACGAATCGGAATTAACCGGATCCACCTGGAAGAAGATGCAGGTAAAAGCATGCATGATCAGGACGATAAATATTCTTATGTCGATCTGAACAGGGCAGGAGTGCCTTTAATTGAAATCGTAACAGAACCTGATATCCGCAGTGCCGAAGAAGCATCATTACTGCTTACCGAGATCAGAAAACTGGTGCGGTACCTCGACGTAAGTGACGGCAATATGGAAGAAGGCAGTCTGCGTTGCGATGCCAATATCTCCATTCGTAAAATGGGTGCATCCGAGTTTGGAACGCGCTGTGAAGTGAAAAATCTGAACTCCATCCGAAATGTACGCCGGGCGATAGAATTTGAATTTGTCCGTCAGCAGCAAGTGATCAGCAGTGGCGGAAATATCGTACAGAGTACCTTAACTTTTGATGCCGATCAGGGTACTACGGCACCTATGCGCAGTAAGGAAGAAGCCAACGATTACCGCTATTTTCCGGACCCGGACCTGGCACCAGTCCACATTTCCGACGAATGGCTTGCCCAGATGAAATTTGATATGCCTGCATTGCCACAGGAAATCGCCAAGAAACTGGTGGCCGATTATGCGGTAAGCAGTTCAGAAGCAACCATGTTATCGGAAGACCAGGACCTGCTGCTTTATTTTAACCATGCATTGGTGCATGTAAACAACAAAAAGAACCTGATTAACTGGCTGGCGGGCCCAATAAGGGCCATGCTCAATGAAAAGGAAGTCACGATAACGGATTTTAAGGTTGCACCCGAGCAATTGGCCGATGTGATTAATATGGTAGATGATAAGAAAATCAGTCAGCAGGTTGCCCTGCAGCAGCTGTTGCCCGAAATGGTTAAGGCACCTGCAGAAGATGTGATGGTATTGGCGGCAAAGCTGAATTTACTGATTGAAGACAATGGAGATGCATTATCTGCGTTTGTAGATGAAGTGCTTGCTAAATACCAGGCGCAGGTAGAAGCCTATAAGAAAGGAAAAAAAGGAGTGTTGGGACTGTTTGTCGGGGATGTGATGAAGCTGGCTAAAGGTAAGGCAGACCCACAGAAAATAAATCAATTGTTACAGGATAAGTTAAAATAA
- a CDS encoding TonB-dependent receptor plug domain-containing protein: MKMHLKGLVFPVLLLSATLTAYAQQDTIRKLNEIVIKENRIQLPFSKQNRNIWIIDAEKIKNLPARSVGELLSYVSGLDIRQRGPGGLQADISIDGGTFDQSLVLLNGIKVSDPQTGHNMMNLPVSIDDIDHIEILRGSASRIYGINALTGAINIVTRNAVNTGAAANVFAGSSFKNNISGDKYYNYGLRASGNLVLKGSSHLLSAGKEAGNGYRYNTAFNNQKVYYQGKYQVGKTNALDVMAGYVHNNFGANSFYSAPGDKESEETIKTLLASVAYTSRLSQYWTIVPRISYRNNVDDYLYIKQTPDKFHNHHQTHVLDVELNNTIETEMGTFGLGLEARTERISSTNLGKRNRNNAGLFTEYKFEPLAGLLANLGVYTNYNSDYGWQAFPGLDVGYNFYGDWRIFANLGTGQRLPTYTDLYYKGPTNIGNDQLKPEKSIYAEGGLKFNNERLQLNVSYFIRRIDSFIDWVKALQTDPWQPQNFGRIHTKGLTLAADYTLKTGSIVLDDIRLGASYTYLKPDLKKTLESANFSRYALESLRNQLSTTLTASLYQALTLTLTTRYCERISYKDYMTMDARLAFKRQHYSIYADAANIFDVQYIEAGAVPMPGSWFTLGLKTAF, encoded by the coding sequence ATGAAGATGCATTTAAAAGGCCTTGTTTTTCCGGTACTGTTACTCTCCGCCACACTAACTGCTTATGCCCAGCAAGATACGATCAGGAAACTGAATGAAATTGTAATCAAAGAAAACAGGATACAGCTGCCATTTTCGAAACAGAACAGGAATATCTGGATCATAGACGCTGAAAAGATCAAAAATTTGCCGGCCAGATCGGTAGGCGAACTGCTCAGCTATGTTTCGGGTTTAGATATACGACAGCGTGGTCCGGGCGGCTTGCAGGCCGATATCAGTATAGATGGCGGGACTTTCGACCAGTCGCTCGTCCTGCTCAACGGCATTAAAGTTTCCGATCCGCAAACCGGTCACAACATGATGAACCTTCCGGTCAGTATCGATGACATTGACCATATTGAAATATTGCGTGGGTCAGCATCCAGAATTTATGGTATTAATGCCTTAACCGGCGCCATCAACATCGTGACAAGGAATGCCGTAAATACAGGAGCCGCCGCTAATGTTTTTGCTGGAAGTAGCTTTAAGAACAACATTTCAGGAGATAAGTACTACAATTATGGTTTGCGCGCCAGTGGCAATCTCGTCTTAAAAGGCTCTAGCCACCTCTTGTCGGCCGGTAAGGAAGCAGGAAATGGTTACCGTTACAATACTGCCTTCAATAATCAGAAAGTATATTATCAGGGAAAATACCAGGTAGGAAAAACAAATGCTTTGGATGTAATGGCGGGTTACGTGCACAACAATTTTGGTGCAAACAGCTTTTATTCTGCTCCAGGCGACAAGGAATCTGAAGAAACCATTAAAACGTTACTTGCTTCGGTTGCTTATACCAGCCGTTTAAGCCAGTACTGGACCATCGTACCCCGCATTAGCTATAGGAATAATGTAGATGATTATCTGTATATTAAGCAAACGCCGGATAAGTTTCATAACCATCACCAGACCCATGTTTTGGACGTCGAACTGAACAATACTATAGAGACAGAGATGGGAACATTTGGGCTGGGACTGGAAGCCAGGACCGAACGTATAAGCAGCACCAATCTGGGTAAAAGAAACCGTAACAATGCTGGTTTGTTTACCGAATATAAATTTGAGCCTCTAGCCGGATTACTGGCCAACCTTGGTGTTTATACCAATTACAATTCCGATTATGGCTGGCAGGCCTTTCCCGGACTGGATGTTGGCTATAACTTTTATGGCGACTGGCGGATATTTGCCAATCTGGGTACCGGACAACGCCTGCCAACCTATACCGATCTTTATTATAAAGGACCTACCAATATAGGGAACGATCAGTTGAAGCCTGAAAAATCAATATATGCAGAAGGCGGATTGAAATTTAACAATGAAAGGCTCCAGTTAAATGTAAGCTATTTTATACGCAGGATTGATAGTTTTATAGACTGGGTTAAAGCCCTGCAGACCGACCCATGGCAGCCGCAAAATTTCGGTCGTATCCATACCAAAGGTTTAACCCTTGCTGCAGATTATACCTTAAAAACCGGCAGCATAGTTTTAGATGATATCCGTTTAGGCGCATCTTATACCTATCTTAAACCCGACCTTAAAAAAACACTGGAAAGTGCAAACTTTTCCCGTTATGCACTGGAAAGTTTGCGCAACCAGCTGAGTACTACCTTAACTGCCAGCCTTTACCAGGCACTTACTTTAACACTGACCACTCGCTATTGCGAACGCATCAGTTATAAAGATTATATGACCATGGATGCAAGACTGGCTTTTAAAAGGCAGCATTACAGTATTTATGCCGACGCCGCAAATATATTCGACGTACAGTATATAGAAGCAGGAGCCGTTCCTATGCCAGGCAGCTGGTTTACACTGGGGCTAAAAACGGCTTTTTAA
- a CDS encoding alanyl-tRNA synthetase, giving the protein MNTKPTSEKKAAILKWLRRVGVWGFLFFLAKGLVWLALGYWVLK; this is encoded by the coding sequence ATGAATACCAAACCCACATCAGAAAAAAAAGCAGCCATTTTAAAATGGCTGAGAAGAGTTGGTGTATGGGGATTTTTATTTTTCCTGGCCAAAGGGTTGGTATGGCTTGCTTTAGGATATTGGGTACTTAAATAA
- the alaS gene encoding alanine--tRNA ligase, whose amino-acid sequence MTAKEIRQAYLKFFESKQHHIVASAPIVVKNDPTLMFTNAGMNQFKDLFLGEAPIKFPRVADTQRCLRVSGKHNDLEEVGIDTYHHTMFEMLGNWSFGDYFKKEAIAWSWELLTEVYKIPKDKLYVSIFEGDEKEGLPRDTEAYELWKQYVPEDRIILGNKKDNFWEMGDTGPCGPCSEIHVDCRPDEERKAVMGKSLVNADHPQVIEIWNNVFMQFNRLKDGSLQPLPAQHVDTGMGFERLVRVLQGKSSNYDTDVFQPLIQFIAAKAGIQYGADEKTDIAMRVMADHIRAISFVIADGQLPSNNKAGYVVRRILRRAVRYAYTFLNLKDPFLNGLIPVLAEQFKGVFDELFIQQDFVQKVVLEEEVSFLRTLATGIQRFDNYIKKQADFLMSENAIEPEKSFEDPWVHSILKDQMIISGEFAFELQDTYGFPIDLTELMAREKRWSVDMDEYNKALLKQKERSRAATAVDTGDWILVNPDLEVEFVGYDDVEAETEIIKYRKVSAKGKDQYQIVLSKTPFYAESGGQVGDTGRLEDHSRLFFVEITDTRKENGVIVHYADTLPEDLEGQFWAVIDEKKRLLSQDNHTATHLLHAALKKVLGSHVSQKGSLVNPDYLRFDFSHFAKVTDEELARIEHLVNQKVRENIPLKEQRYVPYDQAISSGVTALFGEKYGDLVRIITFDDHYSKELCGGTHVQATGQIGYFKITSESAVAAGVRRIEAITADKAEAFVLDQNKELNELRTLLKGNKDLSSAVAALIEENNKLKKDAEKAVLEQSANLKHEIVHHLKTINGINLIATHVDLPNADAVKNLAFAVKDLVDDLFLVFTTLIDDKPGITVMLSESLVKDKGLNASNIVRELAKDIQGGGGGQPFYATAGGKNKNGLSTVLHKAEALISK is encoded by the coding sequence ATGACAGCTAAGGAAATCAGACAGGCCTACTTAAAATTTTTTGAATCAAAACAGCATCATATCGTTGCATCTGCACCTATAGTAGTTAAAAACGACCCGACCCTGATGTTTACCAATGCAGGGATGAACCAGTTTAAAGATTTATTTTTAGGGGAGGCACCCATTAAATTCCCAAGGGTTGCCGATACCCAACGCTGCCTGCGTGTTTCCGGTAAACATAACGATCTGGAAGAAGTAGGTATCGATACCTACCATCATACCATGTTTGAGATGTTGGGTAACTGGAGTTTCGGCGATTACTTTAAAAAGGAAGCCATCGCCTGGAGCTGGGAACTGCTTACAGAAGTCTATAAAATTCCGAAGGACAAACTTTATGTTTCCATTTTTGAGGGGGACGAAAAAGAAGGTTTGCCAAGGGATACCGAAGCATATGAATTATGGAAACAATATGTGCCGGAAGACCGGATTATATTGGGCAATAAAAAGGACAATTTCTGGGAAATGGGAGATACCGGACCATGTGGTCCGTGTTCGGAAATTCATGTCGACTGCCGGCCTGACGAGGAACGTAAAGCCGTAATGGGAAAATCCCTGGTTAATGCCGATCATCCTCAGGTGATTGAGATCTGGAACAATGTATTCATGCAATTTAACCGCCTTAAAGATGGCTCACTGCAGCCTTTGCCGGCACAGCACGTGGATACCGGTATGGGCTTTGAACGACTGGTACGTGTATTACAGGGCAAAAGTTCCAACTACGATACCGATGTGTTTCAGCCGCTCATCCAGTTTATCGCTGCCAAAGCAGGGATACAGTATGGTGCTGATGAGAAAACGGATATTGCAATGCGTGTAATGGCCGATCATATCCGGGCAATATCTTTTGTTATTGCCGACGGACAGCTGCCTTCAAACAACAAAGCCGGCTATGTGGTCCGTCGTATCCTGCGCCGGGCGGTAAGGTATGCCTATACTTTCCTGAATTTGAAGGACCCTTTTTTGAATGGACTCATACCGGTATTGGCCGAACAGTTTAAAGGTGTTTTTGATGAACTTTTCATTCAACAGGATTTTGTACAAAAGGTGGTGCTGGAGGAAGAAGTTTCCTTCTTAAGAACTTTAGCTACGGGTATACAACGTTTTGATAACTATATAAAAAAGCAGGCAGATTTCTTAATGTCTGAGAATGCGATAGAACCCGAAAAGTCTTTTGAGGACCCTTGGGTGCACAGCATACTGAAAGACCAGATGATCATCTCTGGAGAGTTTGCTTTTGAGCTCCAGGATACCTATGGTTTCCCAATAGATTTAACCGAACTCATGGCCCGCGAAAAACGCTGGTCAGTAGATATGGACGAATACAACAAAGCCCTGCTTAAACAGAAAGAGCGTTCGCGCGCCGCTACGGCAGTGGATACGGGCGACTGGATATTGGTGAACCCGGATCTTGAAGTTGAATTTGTGGGCTATGATGATGTAGAAGCAGAGACGGAAATCATTAAATACAGAAAGGTAAGCGCAAAAGGGAAAGACCAATACCAGATTGTATTGAGCAAAACACCATTTTATGCAGAAAGTGGCGGTCAGGTAGGAGATACAGGCCGCCTGGAAGACCACAGTCGCCTTTTCTTTGTTGAGATTACCGACACCCGGAAAGAAAACGGAGTCATTGTCCATTATGCTGATACGCTGCCTGAAGATCTGGAAGGTCAGTTCTGGGCGGTGATTGACGAGAAAAAACGATTGCTTTCCCAAGACAACCATACCGCAACGCACTTATTGCACGCGGCCTTAAAAAAGGTGTTGGGCAGTCATGTGAGCCAGAAAGGTTCACTGGTAAACCCGGATTACCTGCGCTTCGACTTTTCGCATTTTGCAAAGGTTACAGATGAGGAACTGGCGCGGATTGAACACCTGGTAAATCAAAAAGTACGAGAAAATATCCCTTTAAAGGAACAACGATATGTGCCTTACGATCAGGCCATTTCAAGCGGGGTTACCGCTTTGTTTGGCGAAAAATATGGCGACCTGGTACGGATCATTACTTTCGATGACCATTACTCGAAGGAGCTTTGCGGCGGTACGCACGTTCAGGCTACAGGTCAGATCGGGTACTTTAAGATTACTTCAGAAAGTGCGGTCGCCGCTGGTGTAAGGCGTATTGAGGCCATCACCGCTGATAAAGCAGAAGCCTTTGTCCTGGATCAAAACAAAGAGCTGAATGAATTGAGGACCCTGCTAAAAGGTAACAAAGACCTGAGCAGTGCCGTTGCTGCATTGATTGAAGAAAACAACAAATTAAAGAAAGATGCGGAAAAGGCTGTTTTGGAGCAGTCTGCCAACCTTAAACATGAAATCGTTCATCACCTTAAAACTATTAACGGCATTAACCTGATTGCAACACATGTTGATCTGCCAAATGCAGATGCGGTTAAAAATCTGGCTTTTGCAGTGAAAGACCTTGTAGACGATCTTTTCCTGGTTTTCACAACCTTGATAGACGATAAGCCTGGTATTACGGTAATGCTATCCGAAAGCCTGGTTAAAGACAAAGGCTTAAACGCTTCAAACATCGTGAGGGAACTGGCTAAGGACATTCAGGGCGGCGGTGGCGGACAGCCGTTTTATGCAACCGCTGGTGGTAAAAATAAAAACGGGTTGTCAACAGTGCTGCATAAAGCAGAAGCGCTGATCTCAAAATAG
- a CDS encoding RluA family pseudouridine synthase, which yields MKYPSFKDLILFENDDYIVVNKPPFVASLDERGGSGEVNILRLAKQYSADAQVCHRLDKETSGAIIIAKTPEAYRHVSIQFEKRKVNKTYHAVVDGQFSFNELFIDLPILNDGNKSVTIDRKEGKRAETIFNTLKNYRHYTLVECKPITGRMHQIRIHLATQRAAIAGDDMYRGKPVYLSSLKKGYRLAKDEEEQPIMKRFALHARHVVFKGTDGQDIIIEAPYPKDFATLIKLLDKFDA from the coding sequence TTGAAATATCCCTCTTTTAAAGATCTGATCCTGTTTGAAAACGATGATTATATCGTAGTGAATAAACCGCCATTTGTTGCATCATTGGATGAACGCGGCGGTTCAGGAGAAGTTAATATTCTTCGTCTTGCCAAACAATACAGTGCTGATGCACAGGTTTGTCACCGTTTGGATAAAGAAACATCCGGAGCAATCATCATTGCCAAAACACCCGAAGCTTATCGTCATGTTTCCATACAGTTTGAAAAGCGCAAGGTCAATAAAACCTACCACGCTGTGGTCGACGGTCAGTTTAGCTTTAATGAACTTTTTATAGACCTGCCCATTCTGAATGACGGCAATAAAAGTGTAACCATTGACCGCAAAGAAGGCAAGCGTGCCGAAACCATTTTTAACACGCTAAAGAACTACAGACATTACACGCTGGTAGAATGTAAGCCCATCACCGGGCGTATGCACCAGATCAGAATCCACCTGGCCACACAGCGAGCTGCAATTGCCGGCGATGACATGTACAGAGGAAAACCTGTATACCTTTCCAGTTTAAAAAAAGGCTACAGGTTAGCCAAGGATGAAGAGGAACAACCTATTATGAAACGCTTTGCACTGCATGCCAGGCATGTGGTATTTAAGGGTACCGACGGACAGGATATCATCATTGAAGCACCGTACCCTAAAGACTTCGCAACGCTCATCAAATTATTGGATAAGTTTGATGCATAA